In the Paenibacillus sp. FSL H7-0357 genome, one interval contains:
- a CDS encoding extracellular solute-binding protein, translating into MKIRLPLFLLLLSLSGCAFRSAGEGLPAGSPESTAPHFDVKAGKYNPPVDLYTVGSVNPNLTFKKGESLEHNVHTIWAENRLGIRIRYLWTISGTSETYANKLRLELAKGNMPDVVTTRDADIIQELIDSGQFMEVGDLFEQYASKVWKKAVAEDASAWDTFVRDGRKYAIPIMDYEYNSDPLLWVRQDWLDKLHLDAPRNLDELGRVMDAFVNRDPDGNGLKDTYGLAVGFRNGPNTWMGDSSWVFGAFGTVPEQWNRMSDGTLEYGSVQPGARKAVALMKHWVHQGYLSTDSAWLDEEGAANLFVSGKAGIIAGPYWMRGWPLSFLTAADPQARVKAIAIPSGPGGMALRRGTLPVNGAILISKKMKHPEIFFTYQNYLFDYYATSTGEFIHGLAEDYDWAMVGGKPTIMPSALPLGGIRVASYTLTFDGARIPSKVIKEIPEDIAPVLLSQKEASRKEQFTGPPTATMKSDGELLKKLEQKSFQKIIFADSGIVEFDEFVDKWKAYGGLTETSEVNVWDRSRQ; encoded by the coding sequence ATGAAAATCCGTTTACCGCTATTCCTACTGCTCTTGTCGTTGTCGGGATGCGCGTTCCGCAGCGCCGGCGAAGGTCTCCCGGCGGGCTCCCCGGAGAGCACAGCGCCTCATTTCGACGTCAAGGCGGGCAAATATAATCCTCCTGTAGACCTGTATACGGTAGGTTCCGTGAACCCCAATCTGACCTTCAAAAAAGGCGAGAGCCTCGAGCATAACGTGCATACCATCTGGGCCGAGAACCGGCTCGGCATCCGTATCCGTTATCTTTGGACCATCTCCGGCACCTCCGAGACCTATGCCAACAAGCTGAGGCTTGAACTGGCCAAAGGCAATATGCCCGATGTCGTAACGACCCGGGATGCCGACATCATCCAGGAACTGATCGACTCCGGGCAATTCATGGAAGTCGGTGATTTATTTGAACAGTACGCTTCCAAGGTGTGGAAGAAGGCTGTGGCCGAGGATGCCTCGGCATGGGATACTTTCGTGCGGGACGGGCGCAAGTATGCCATTCCCATCATGGATTACGAATATAACTCCGATCCGCTGCTCTGGGTCCGCCAGGATTGGCTGGATAAGCTGCATCTGGACGCGCCGCGGAATCTGGACGAACTGGGACGGGTCATGGATGCCTTTGTCAACCGGGACCCGGACGGCAATGGTCTTAAGGACACTTACGGCCTTGCCGTTGGATTCCGCAACGGTCCGAACACCTGGATGGGGGACAGCAGTTGGGTCTTTGGCGCGTTCGGCACGGTTCCTGAGCAGTGGAACCGCATGAGCGACGGAACACTGGAATACGGGTCCGTGCAGCCCGGCGCCCGCAAGGCTGTTGCACTCATGAAGCATTGGGTGCATCAAGGATACTTGTCCACCGACAGTGCGTGGCTTGATGAAGAGGGCGCCGCCAATCTGTTCGTCTCCGGCAAGGCCGGCATCATTGCCGGTCCGTACTGGATGCGTGGCTGGCCCTTGTCCTTCCTGACCGCCGCTGACCCGCAGGCACGCGTCAAGGCCATCGCCATACCTTCGGGACCAGGCGGTATGGCCTTGAGAAGGGGCACCCTGCCTGTCAATGGCGCTATTCTGATTAGCAAGAAAATGAAGCATCCGGAAATCTTTTTTACCTATCAAAATTATTTGTTTGATTATTACGCCACCTCGACCGGCGAGTTCATCCATGGTCTTGCCGAAGACTATGATTGGGCAATGGTGGGCGGCAAGCCGACAATTATGCCTTCCGCTCTGCCGCTGGGCGGCATCCGGGTCGCTTCCTACACGCTAACCTTCGATGGAGCAAGAATTCCCTCCAAAGTCATCAAGGAAATTCCGGAGGACATTGCCCCTGTGCTACTCAGCCAGAAGGAGGCTTCCCGCAAGGAGCAGTTCACGGGACCGCCAACCGCGACGATGAAGAGCGACGGCGAGCTGCTGAA